The Flavobacterium marginilacus genome window below encodes:
- the recF gene encoding DNA replication/repair protein RecF (All proteins in this family for which functions are known are DNA-binding proteins that assist the filamentation of RecA onto DNA for the initiation of recombination or recombinational repair.) translates to MYLKKISLFNYKNFSEANFEFDGKINCFVGKNGIGKTNVLDAIYHLSYGKSYFNPLAVQNIKHGEEFFVIDAEFEKNERTEQIVCSLKKGQKKVLKRNGKAYDKFSDHIGFIPLVIISPADRDLIVEGSETRRKFMDSVISQLDPHYLQQLIQYQKVMSQRNALLKYFALNHTYDNDTLSIYNEQLTEFGQSIFEKRKAFIAEFIPIFNFHHHNITGSEESVQIIYESHLFENDLLTLLQQNISKDRILQYTSIGIHKDDLSFEIDNHPIKKFGSQGQQKSFLIALKLAQFEFLKKQSGVKPILLFDDIFDKLDETRVSKIIEMVNNDTFGQLFISDTHPERTEAIVKSTMQSYTIFNL, encoded by the coding sequence ATGTATTTAAAAAAAATATCGTTATTCAATTACAAAAACTTTTCCGAAGCCAATTTCGAATTTGACGGCAAAATCAATTGTTTTGTAGGCAAAAACGGCATCGGAAAAACAAACGTACTGGATGCCATTTATCATTTGTCTTACGGAAAAAGCTATTTCAATCCGCTTGCCGTTCAAAACATCAAGCACGGCGAAGAATTTTTCGTGATTGACGCTGAGTTCGAAAAAAACGAAAGAACCGAACAGATTGTCTGCAGTCTCAAAAAAGGCCAGAAAAAAGTCCTCAAACGCAACGGAAAAGCCTACGATAAATTCTCGGATCACATCGGTTTTATTCCACTAGTTATTATCTCGCCAGCTGACAGAGATTTAATTGTTGAAGGAAGCGAAACCCGCAGAAAGTTTATGGACAGCGTAATATCCCAATTGGATCCGCACTACCTGCAGCAGCTCATTCAGTACCAAAAAGTAATGAGCCAGCGCAACGCCCTGCTGAAATACTTTGCCCTGAACCACACTTACGACAACGACACCTTGTCTATATATAATGAACAGCTAACCGAATTTGGCCAATCCATTTTCGAAAAAAGAAAAGCATTCATAGCCGAGTTTATTCCTATTTTCAACTTTCATCATCACAACATCACAGGCTCAGAGGAATCGGTTCAAATCATTTACGAAAGCCATTTATTCGAAAATGATTTATTGACACTATTGCAGCAAAACATCAGCAAAGACCGGATACTGCAATACACGAGCATTGGAATCCACAAGGATGATCTTTCTTTTGAAATTGACAATCATCCCATCAAGAAATTCGGTTCCCAAGGCCAGCAGAAATCATTTTTGATAGCCTTAAAACTCGCTCAGTTCGAATTCCTGAAAAAACAAAGCGGTGTAAAACCCATTCTGCTTTTTGACGACATCTTCGACAAACTCGACGAAACCCGCGTTTCCAAAATCATCGAAATGGTAAACAATGATACTTTTGGACAGCTTTTCATCTCCGACACTCACCCTGAACGTACAGAAGCCATTGTAAAATCGACGATGCAGAGTTATACGATTTTTAATTTGTGA
- a CDS encoding tetratricopeptide repeat protein produces MATYNKRGYKAPKEKEVKDDAVENVIIDEKDSATAEVFSKLDETASKTEDWVAKNQKIIIGVVGAITLITVGYFAYQKFISNPKEDDAANEMFVAQSNFEKAVNGVASDSLYKLALNGSEGKFGFVKIADEYSGTAAGNLANYYAGIAYLNTGKYDEAINFLGKFSSSDVMLSALAKGAIGDAYSQKNQPKEALENYIKAFEASKNDFTTPRFLMKAGKVALALGNKADALKYFTDIKENYENSPEAATVDGLIGLSQ; encoded by the coding sequence ATGGCTACTTACAATAAAAGAGGATATAAAGCACCAAAAGAAAAGGAAGTAAAAGACGATGCAGTTGAAAATGTAATCATTGACGAAAAAGACAGTGCTACGGCTGAGGTTTTTTCGAAATTAGATGAGACGGCTTCTAAGACAGAAGACTGGGTTGCTAAGAATCAAAAAATTATAATTGGGGTTGTTGGAGCTATCACATTGATAACCGTTGGATATTTTGCTTATCAAAAATTCATTTCTAATCCTAAAGAAGACGATGCTGCTAACGAAATGTTTGTTGCTCAGTCTAACTTTGAGAAAGCTGTTAATGGTGTGGCAAGCGATTCATTGTACAAATTGGCATTGAACGGTTCTGAAGGAAAATTTGGTTTTGTGAAAATTGCTGATGAATATTCTGGAACTGCTGCTGGGAATTTAGCTAACTATTATGCTGGTATTGCTTACTTGAATACAGGTAAATATGATGAAGCGATTAATTTTTTGGGTAAATTCAGTTCAAGTGATGTGATGCTTAGTGCTTTGGCAAAAGGAGCTATTGGCGATGCTTATTCTCAAAAAAATCAGCCAAAAGAAGCTTTAGAAAATTATATCAAAGCTTTTGAAGCTAGTAAAAATGATTTCACAACGCCGCGTTTCCTGATGAAAGCAGGTAAAGTAGCATTGGCGCTAGGAAATAAAGCAGATGCTTTGAAATATTTTACAGATATTAAAGAAAATTATGAAAACTCGCCAGAAGCTGCTACAGTTGATGGTTTGATAGGTTTGTCACAG